One genomic window of Pempheris klunzingeri isolate RE-2024b chromosome 12, fPemKlu1.hap1, whole genome shotgun sequence includes the following:
- the rgra gene encoding retinal G protein coupled receptor a codes for MVSSYPLPEGFSDFDVFSLGSCLLVEGLLGFFLNAVTIVAFLKVRELRTPSNFLVFSLAMADIGISMNATVAAFSSFLRYWPYGSDGCQTHGFQGFMTALASIHFIAAIAWDRYHQYCTRTKLQWSSAITLAVFVWLFTAFWSAMPLIGWGEYDYEPLRTCCTLDYSKGDRNYVSYLIPMAIFNMAIQVFVVMSSYQSIAQKFKKTGNPRFNPNTPLKTMLLCWGPYGILAFYAAVENANLVSPKLRMMAPILAKTSPTFNVFLYALGNENYRGGIWQFLTGEKIDVPQIENKSK; via the exons ATGGTCTCGTCTTACCCTTTGCCGGAGGGCTTCTCCGACTTCGATGTGTTCTCCCTGGGATCTTGTCTGCTGGTGGAGG GTTTGCTGGGCTTCTTCTTAAATGCGGTGACAATCGTGGCTTTCCTCAAAGTGAGAGAGCTGAGGACCCCCAGCAATTTCCTAGTGTTCAGCTTAGCCATGGCTGATATTGGCATCTCCATGAACGCCACCGTCGCCGCTTTCTCCAGCTTCCTGAG GTACTGGCCCTATGGCTCTGACGGATGCCAGACACACGGTTTCCAGGGCTTCATGACAGCTCTCGCCAGCATCCACTTTATAGCCGCCATCGCCTGGGACAGATACCACCAGTATTGCACTA GGACAAAGCTGCAGTGGAGCAGCGCCATCACtctggctgtgtttgtttggctctTCACTGCCTTCTGGTCTGCCATGCCCCTCATCGGCTGGGGAGAGTACGACTACGAACCCCTCAGGACCTGCTGCACTCTGGACTACAGCAAGGGAGACAG AAACTACGTGTCCTACTTGATCCCCATGGCCATCTTCAACATGGCCATCCAGGTGTTTGTTGTCATGTCCTCTTACCAGTCCATTGCACAGAAATTCAAGAAAACTGGAAACCCCAGG TTCAACCCCAACACTCCTCTTAAGACTATGCTGCTGTGCTGGGGCCCGTACGGCATCCTGGCTTTCTACGCCGCTGTGGAGAACGCCAACCTGGTCTCCCCCAAGCTCAGGATG ATGGCTCCTATCCTGGCTAAGACCTCTCCCACCTTCAATGTCTTCCTGTACGCTTTGGGAAATGAGAATTACAGAGGAGGCATCTGGCAGTTCCTCACCGGGGAAAAGATTGATGTGCCTCAAATTGAGAACAAGTCCAAATAA